In a single window of the Bacillus clarus genome:
- the spoVG gene encoding septation regulator SpoVG, whose amino-acid sequence MEVTDVRLRRVNTEGRMRAIASITLDHEFVVHDIRVIDGNNGLFVAMPSKRTPDGEFRDIAHPINSNTRSKIQDAVLTEYHRLGELEEVEFEEAGAS is encoded by the coding sequence ATGGAAGTGACTGACGTAAGATTACGCCGCGTAAACACAGAAGGCCGTATGAGAGCGATTGCCTCTATTACTCTAGACCATGAATTTGTTGTTCATGATATTCGTGTAATTGATGGCAATAATGGATTATTTGTAGCAATGCCAAGTAAACGTACTCCAGATGGGGAGTTCCGTGATATTGCGCATCCAATTAATTCCAACACACGTTCTAAAATTCAAGATGCGGTTTTAACGGAGTATCACCGTTTAGGCGAGTTAGAAGAAGTTGAGTTTGAAGAAGCAGGAGCTTCGTAA
- the glmU gene encoding bifunctional UDP-N-acetylglucosamine diphosphorylase/glucosamine-1-phosphate N-acetyltransferase GlmU — protein sequence MSNRFAVILAAGKGTRMKSKLYKVLHPVCGKPMVQHVVDQVSQLGMQKLVTVVGHGAEKVQEQLGNISEFALQAEQLGTAHAVDQAADVLANEEGTTLVICGDTPLITAETMEALLQHHEEAGAKATVLTAYIEEPAGYGRIVRNDNGHVEKIVEHKDANEVELAITEINTGTYCFDNKALFASLSKVSNDNVQGEYYLPDVIEILKNEGHIVSAYQTEHFDETLGVNDRVALSQAEIIMKNRINRKNMVNGVTIIDPSNTYISADAIIGSDTVLHPGTIIEGKTVIGSDCEIGPHTVIRDSEIGERTTIRQSTVHDSKIGTEVSVGPFAHIRPDSVIGDEVRVGNFVEIKKTVFGNRSKASHLSYIGDAQIGEDVNLGCGSITVNYDGKNKFKTVIGDGVFIGCNSNLVAPVTVEDGAYVAAGSTITEDVPSKALSVARARQVNKENYVDQLLNKKKS from the coding sequence ATGTCAAACAGATTTGCAGTGATTCTAGCTGCAGGTAAAGGCACACGTATGAAGTCGAAGCTATACAAAGTGCTTCATCCTGTATGTGGAAAACCAATGGTACAGCATGTGGTCGATCAAGTATCTCAATTAGGAATGCAGAAACTTGTAACGGTAGTCGGACATGGTGCTGAAAAAGTACAAGAACAACTAGGAAACATAAGTGAATTTGCATTACAAGCAGAGCAATTAGGTACAGCACACGCTGTTGATCAAGCTGCGGATGTACTTGCAAACGAAGAAGGAACAACTTTAGTTATTTGTGGTGACACACCTCTAATAACAGCTGAAACAATGGAAGCATTGCTTCAGCATCATGAAGAAGCAGGAGCGAAGGCGACCGTGCTAACAGCATACATAGAAGAGCCTGCTGGATACGGCCGTATCGTTCGTAATGACAATGGTCATGTTGAAAAAATCGTTGAGCATAAGGATGCGAATGAAGTAGAGCTAGCTATTACAGAAATCAATACAGGTACGTATTGTTTTGATAATAAGGCACTATTTGCTTCACTTTCTAAAGTTTCAAATGATAACGTACAAGGTGAATACTACCTTCCAGATGTTATTGAGATTTTAAAAAATGAAGGTCATATCGTATCAGCTTACCAAACGGAGCATTTCGATGAAACGTTAGGTGTTAACGACAGAGTCGCTCTATCGCAAGCGGAAATTATTATGAAAAATCGTATTAACCGAAAAAATATGGTAAATGGTGTTACAATTATCGATCCAAGTAACACATACATTTCTGCTGATGCAATTATTGGTAGTGATACAGTTCTTCATCCGGGAACAATTATTGAGGGTAAAACTGTAATTGGTTCTGATTGTGAAATCGGACCACATACAGTAATTCGCGATAGTGAAATTGGAGAACGTACGACAATTCGCCAATCGACTGTACATGACAGCAAGATTGGTACAGAAGTTTCAGTTGGTCCATTTGCACATATTCGCCCAGATTCAGTTATTGGAGATGAAGTGCGCGTTGGAAACTTCGTAGAAATCAAAAAAACTGTTTTTGGTAATAGAAGTAAAGCTTCACACTTAAGTTATATCGGGGATGCACAAATTGGAGAAGACGTGAATCTTGGTTGTGGTTCGATTACGGTGAACTATGACGGCAAGAATAAATTTAAAACTGTAATTGGAGACGGGGTATTTATTGGATGTAATTCAAACCTTGTAGCTCCTGTAACAGTTGAAGATGGTGCTTATGTGGCAGCAGGCTCTACAATTACAGAGGATGTTCCATCAAAAGCATTATCAGTTGCACGTGCACGTCAAGTTAACAAAGAAAACTATGTTGATCAATTGCTGAATAAGAAAAAATCATAA
- a CDS encoding ribose-phosphate diphosphokinase — translation MSTQYLNSNLKVFSLNSNKELAEQIAKHIGVELGKCSVDRFSDGEVQINIEESIRGCDVFIIQSTSFPVNEHIMELLIMIDALKRASAKTINIVIPYYGYARQDRKARSREPITSKLVANLLETAGATRVITLDLHAPQIQGFFDIPIDHLMGVPILSDYFETKGLKDIVIVSPDHGGVTRARKMADRLKAPIAIIDKRRPRPNVSEVMNIIGNIEGKTAILIDDIIDTAGTITLAANALVENGASEVYACCTHPVLSGPAIERIQNSNIKELVVTNSIVLPEEKKIDKVHELSVAPLIGEAIIRVYEEESVSVLFN, via the coding sequence ATGTCGACTCAATATCTAAATTCTAATTTGAAAGTATTCTCTTTAAACTCTAATAAGGAACTTGCTGAGCAAATTGCAAAGCATATTGGAGTAGAACTAGGAAAATGTTCTGTTGACCGTTTTAGTGATGGAGAAGTTCAAATTAACATTGAAGAAAGTATCCGTGGTTGCGATGTATTCATTATTCAATCTACAAGCTTCCCAGTAAACGAACATATCATGGAATTACTTATTATGATTGATGCATTAAAACGTGCATCTGCAAAAACGATTAATATTGTTATTCCTTACTATGGTTATGCGCGCCAAGACCGTAAAGCGCGCTCTCGTGAACCAATTACATCGAAACTTGTAGCAAACTTGCTTGAAACAGCAGGTGCAACTCGTGTAATCACTCTAGATTTACATGCTCCGCAAATTCAAGGGTTCTTTGATATCCCAATCGACCACTTAATGGGTGTACCGATTCTTTCTGATTACTTTGAGACAAAAGGTCTTAAAGATATCGTGATTGTATCTCCTGACCATGGTGGTGTAACACGTGCTAGAAAAATGGCAGATCGCCTGAAAGCGCCAATCGCTATTATCGATAAGCGTCGTCCTCGTCCAAACGTATCAGAGGTAATGAACATTATCGGTAACATCGAAGGCAAAACAGCGATTTTAATTGATGACATCATTGATACAGCTGGTACAATTACATTAGCAGCAAACGCTCTTGTTGAGAACGGTGCTTCTGAAGTATATGCTTGCTGTACACACCCAGTTCTATCTGGTCCAGCAATTGAACGTATTCAAAATTCAAATATTAAAGAGTTAGTTGTAACGAACTCTATCGTATTACCAGAAGAGAAGAAAATTGATAAGGTGCACGAACTTTCTGTCGCTCCATTAATCGGAGAAGCAATCATTCGTGTTTATGAAGAAGAATCTGTAAGTGTATTATTCAATTAA
- the pth gene encoding aminoacyl-tRNA hydrolase, which translates to MKLIVGLGNPGREYELTRHNIGFMAIDELAKRWNISLSEQKFKGLFGAGFVNGEKVILLKPLTYMNLSGESIRPLMDYYKIDVEDFVVMYDDLDIPVGKLRLRMKGSTGGHNGVKSTISHLGTQEFQRIRMGIDRPKNGMKVVDYVLGRFTSEEIPDVNHSIEKAADACEEWLNKPFLQIMNTYNS; encoded by the coding sequence ATGAAATTAATAGTAGGACTTGGGAACCCGGGTAGAGAATATGAATTAACAAGGCATAATATTGGATTTATGGCGATTGATGAACTTGCAAAACGTTGGAATATTTCTTTAAGTGAACAAAAATTTAAAGGTTTATTTGGAGCGGGGTTTGTTAATGGGGAAAAAGTAATCTTATTAAAGCCACTCACGTACATGAATCTATCTGGGGAAAGTATCCGCCCCCTTATGGATTATTATAAAATTGATGTAGAGGATTTTGTTGTTATGTATGATGATTTAGATATTCCTGTAGGTAAATTACGCCTTCGTATGAAGGGCAGTACAGGTGGACATAATGGCGTGAAATCAACAATTTCCCATTTAGGAACACAAGAATTTCAGCGTATTCGCATGGGAATCGATCGTCCGAAAAATGGAATGAAGGTAGTGGACTATGTGCTGGGGCGTTTTACTTCAGAAGAGATACCGGATGTAAATCATTCCATTGAAAAGGCGGCAGATGCATGTGAGGAATGGTTAAATAAACCTTTTCTTCAAATTATGAATACTTATAATAGTTAA
- a CDS encoding anti-sigma-F factor Fin family protein yields the protein MDGHYYCRHCGSNIGSITVEKVYSDVLFQLTEQEMLDMIHFHENGNIYIKTICESCEETLASYPEYYEYEKFLQ from the coding sequence ATGGACGGACATTATTATTGTAGGCATTGTGGAAGTAATATAGGTTCCATTACTGTAGAAAAAGTCTACAGCGACGTTTTATTTCAACTAACAGAGCAAGAAATGTTAGATATGATTCATTTTCATGAAAATGGAAATATATATATAAAAACGATTTGTGAATCATGCGAAGAAACACTCGCATCTTATCCTGAGTATTATGAATATGAAAAATTTCTGCAATGA
- the mfd gene encoding transcription-repair coupling factor, translating into MIGLLEQFYKNKEIQSIINGLEEGLKEQLVSGMATSSRSLLMAALYKKTKQSQLVVTHNLYQAQKVYEDLVSLLGEKDVWLYPVNELIASEIGVASPELKAQRIEVLNRLSMGENGIIVVPVAGLRRFLPIKELWKQKQIEISLGQEIDLDALLHTLHHIGYERKSMVEAPGEFSLRGGILDIYPLTEELPFRIEFFDTEVDSIRLFDVEEQRSQGKKESVRFGPATEFLFSKEEINVGIERLEEGLMKTMKKLSDDKLKTAVLETVSHEIEMLKNGQSIEQMFKYLSIFYKAPASLIDYLPENGVVILDEISRIQETASHLETEEAEWYTSLLSEGAIIQDLVFSHSFEEFLHHKKRSFVYLTLFLRHIAHTHPQNIVNVTCKTMQDFHGQMQLLKTEIDRWTEGHFTTVVLGTDDERAKKLQHILSDYDIEADIVESTDILLPGRLQIAVGDLHAGFEMPMQKLVVITEKELFHKKIKKSQRKQKLSNAERIKSYSELKVGDYVVHVNHGIGKFLGIETLEINGVHKDYLNIKYQGNDKLYVPIEQIDQVQKYVGSEGKDPKVYKLGGNDWKKVKTKVEKSVQDIADDLIKLYAEREASKGYAYTPDTAEQQEFESSFPYQETEDQLRSIEEIKKDMERGRPMDRLLCGDVGYGKTEVAIRAAFKAIMDEKQVAILVPTTILAQQHYETIRERFQDYPINIGLLSRFRTRKQQNETIKGLKDGTVDIVIGTHRILSKDVTYKDLGLLIIDEEQRFGVTHKEKIKQLKANVDVLTLTATPIPRTLHMSMLGVRDLSVIETPPENRFPVQTYVVEYNPALIREAIERELARGGQIYFLYNRVEDIERKADEISMLVPDARVTYAHGKMNESELESVMLSFLEGQHDVLVSTTIIETGVDIPNVNTLIVFDADRMGLSQLYQLRGRVGRSNRVAYAYFSYKRDKVLSEVAEKRLQAIKEFTELGSGFKIAMRDLSIRGAGNLLGAEQHGFIDSVGFDLYSQMLKDAIEQRKGPQGVENTIDVEIDLEVDAYLPDAYISDSKQKIMMYKQFRGVSTIEDIEELQEEMIDRFGDYPQEVGYLLQIANIKVLATKEKIELIKQTKFEVTFLFSEQASQNIDGGKLFMLGNSFGRMIGLGMEGSRLKVVMKTNGLETSKWLTIAENLLKGLSDVKKEVINA; encoded by the coding sequence ATGATAGGGTTATTAGAGCAATTTTATAAAAATAAAGAAATACAATCTATTATTAATGGATTGGAAGAAGGGTTAAAAGAGCAGCTTGTATCAGGCATGGCAACGTCTTCCCGTTCGTTATTAATGGCTGCTTTATATAAAAAAACAAAACAGTCGCAACTTGTTGTGACGCACAATTTATATCAAGCACAAAAAGTATACGAAGATTTAGTATCACTTCTTGGTGAAAAAGACGTATGGTTATATCCAGTAAATGAGTTAATTGCATCGGAAATTGGTGTTGCAAGTCCAGAGCTAAAGGCGCAGCGTATCGAAGTATTAAATCGTTTATCGATGGGAGAGAACGGTATTATTGTCGTTCCAGTTGCTGGATTACGCAGATTTTTACCGATAAAAGAGTTGTGGAAGCAAAAGCAAATTGAAATTAGTCTAGGGCAAGAGATTGATTTAGATGCGTTGCTTCATACATTACATCATATTGGTTATGAACGTAAGTCGATGGTAGAAGCGCCCGGAGAGTTCAGTTTACGCGGAGGAATATTAGATATTTATCCATTAACTGAAGAGCTACCTTTTCGTATCGAATTTTTCGATACAGAGGTTGATTCTATTCGATTATTTGATGTAGAGGAACAACGATCTCAAGGTAAAAAAGAAAGTGTAAGATTTGGTCCTGCAACAGAGTTCTTGTTTTCAAAAGAAGAGATAAATGTAGGAATTGAACGTCTTGAAGAAGGTTTAATGAAGACAATGAAAAAACTTTCTGATGACAAACTGAAGACTGCAGTACTTGAAACAGTTAGTCATGAGATAGAAATGTTGAAAAATGGACAGAGTATAGAACAAATGTTTAAATACCTATCTATTTTCTATAAAGCACCTGCTAGTCTAATAGACTATTTACCGGAGAACGGTGTCGTTATTTTAGATGAAATTTCTCGTATTCAAGAAACAGCATCGCATCTTGAAACGGAAGAAGCAGAGTGGTATACATCACTTCTTAGCGAAGGAGCAATTATTCAGGATTTAGTATTCTCGCATTCATTTGAAGAATTTCTTCATCATAAAAAAAGAAGCTTTGTGTATTTAACACTATTTTTACGTCATATCGCACATACACATCCGCAAAACATTGTAAATGTAACATGTAAAACAATGCAGGATTTCCATGGGCAAATGCAGTTGTTAAAAACCGAAATTGATAGATGGACTGAAGGGCATTTTACAACGGTTGTACTTGGAACGGATGATGAACGAGCAAAAAAATTACAACATATTTTAAGTGACTATGATATTGAAGCGGATATTGTAGAATCTACGGATATATTACTTCCTGGACGATTACAAATTGCTGTAGGTGATTTGCATGCAGGATTTGAAATGCCGATGCAAAAGCTTGTTGTTATTACTGAGAAAGAGCTTTTTCATAAAAAGATAAAAAAATCGCAACGTAAGCAAAAGTTGTCCAATGCAGAACGTATTAAAAGTTACTCGGAACTAAAAGTTGGAGATTATGTTGTTCATGTAAATCATGGTATCGGTAAGTTTTTAGGAATTGAAACGTTAGAAATTAACGGTGTTCATAAAGATTACTTAAATATTAAATATCAAGGCAACGATAAGTTATACGTTCCAATCGAACAAATTGACCAAGTGCAAAAATATGTAGGGTCTGAAGGTAAGGACCCGAAAGTTTACAAATTAGGTGGAAATGATTGGAAAAAAGTTAAGACGAAAGTTGAAAAATCTGTACAAGACATTGCAGATGATTTAATTAAACTATATGCAGAACGTGAAGCATCGAAAGGTTATGCGTATACACCCGATACTGCTGAACAGCAAGAGTTTGAGTCGTCTTTCCCATATCAAGAGACGGAAGATCAATTACGTTCTATTGAAGAGATTAAGAAAGATATGGAGCGAGGACGCCCGATGGATAGGCTTCTTTGTGGTGATGTTGGTTATGGGAAAACAGAAGTGGCTATTCGTGCAGCATTTAAAGCAATTATGGATGAAAAACAAGTTGCGATTTTAGTACCGACAACAATTCTTGCGCAGCAACATTATGAAACAATTCGGGAGCGTTTTCAAGATTACCCAATTAATATAGGCTTGTTAAGTCGATTCCGTACAAGAAAGCAACAAAATGAAACAATTAAAGGTTTAAAAGATGGAACAGTTGATATTGTTATTGGGACGCATCGTATTTTATCTAAAGATGTAACTTATAAAGATTTAGGCCTTCTTATTATCGATGAAGAACAGAGGTTTGGTGTTACTCATAAAGAAAAGATTAAGCAACTGAAAGCGAATGTTGACGTGTTAACATTAACGGCAACCCCGATCCCGCGTACGCTTCACATGTCTATGCTTGGTGTGCGTGATCTATCTGTTATTGAGACACCACCAGAAAATCGTTTCCCAGTACAAACGTATGTTGTGGAGTATAATCCAGCGTTAATTCGAGAGGCGATAGAGCGAGAGCTTGCACGAGGTGGTCAAATCTACTTCTTATATAACCGCGTTGAAGATATTGAAAGAAAAGCAGATGAGATCTCAATGCTGGTGCCGGATGCTCGTGTAACATATGCACATGGGAAAATGAATGAAAGCGAGTTAGAATCTGTCATGCTCTCGTTTTTAGAGGGGCAGCATGACGTTCTTGTGAGTACAACAATTATCGAGACAGGTGTAGATATTCCAAATGTAAATACGTTAATTGTATTTGATGCAGATCGTATGGGATTATCGCAATTGTATCAGCTCCGGGGCCGCGTTGGACGTTCGAATCGTGTTGCTTATGCATACTTTTCATATAAACGTGATAAAGTGCTATCAGAAGTTGCTGAAAAGCGTTTACAAGCAATTAAAGAATTCACAGAGCTTGGATCGGGATTTAAAATTGCAATGAGGGATTTATCGATTCGTGGTGCAGGTAATTTACTAGGTGCTGAACAACATGGATTTATTGATTCTGTTGGATTTGATTTGTATTCTCAAATGTTGAAAGATGCAATTGAACAGCGTAAAGGACCTCAAGGGGTCGAAAATACAATTGATGTTGAAATTGATTTAGAAGTGGATGCATATTTACCAGATGCTTATATTTCAGATAGTAAACAAAAAATTATGATGTATAAACAATTTAGAGGTGTTTCTACAATTGAGGATATTGAAGAATTACAAGAAGAAATGATTGATCGATTTGGAGATTATCCACAAGAGGTAGGCTATTTATTACAAATCGCAAATATTAAAGTGTTAGCAACAAAAGAGAAAATCGAGTTAATTAAGCAAACGAAATTTGAAGTAACATTTTTATTCTCTGAGCAAGCGAGTCAAAATATTGATGGTGGAAAATTATTCATGCTTGGAAATAGTTTTGGCCGAATGATTGGTCTTGGTATGGAAGGATCACGTTTGAAAGTAGTTATGAAAACGAATGGTTTAGAGACGTCAAAATGGTTAACAATTGCTGAAAATTTATTAAAAGGCTTATCTGACGTGAAAAAAGAAGTAATAAATGCGTAA
- the spoVT gene encoding stage V sporulation protein T: MKATGIVRRIDDLGRVVIPKEIRRTLRIREGDPLEIFVDRDGEVILKKYSPISELGDFAKEYADALYDSLGHNVLVCDRDSIIAVSGVSKKEYLNKSVGDLVEKTMEERKSVIMTDESEISIIDGVTEKVQSYTVGPIVANGDPIGAVIIFSKEDIISEIEHKAVNTAASFLAKQMEQ, translated from the coding sequence ATGAAAGCAACTGGAATTGTACGTCGAATTGATGATTTAGGTAGGGTGGTAATCCCGAAAGAAATTCGTAGAACCCTACGTATTCGTGAAGGGGATCCTTTAGAAATTTTTGTTGATCGAGACGGAGAAGTAATTTTGAAAAAATATTCTCCGATTAGTGAGTTAGGTGATTTTGCAAAAGAATACGCTGACGCTTTATATGATAGCTTAGGACATAACGTGCTCGTATGTGACCGTGATTCTATTATCGCAGTATCAGGAGTATCGAAAAAAGAATACTTAAATAAAAGTGTCGGCGATTTGGTTGAAAAGACAATGGAAGAACGTAAATCTGTTATTATGACAGACGAAAGTGAAATTTCCATTATTGACGGTGTAACAGAAAAAGTGCAATCTTATACAGTTGGACCAATTGTAGCAAATGGTGATCCAATTGGAGCTGTCATCATCTTTTCAAAAGAAGACATTATTAGTGAAATAGAACATAAAGCGGTAAATACCGCTGCAAGCTTCTTAGCAAAACAAATGGAGCAGTAA
- a CDS encoding putative polysaccharide biosynthesis protein, with protein MEAKKYQAFWRGAIILTIASFVTKVLSAFYRIPYQNIAGDVGFYIYQQIYPFYGFCLILTTYGFPIIISKMVAERLERGKQKEAEEIICVSFWFLLGIGFIGFFTLFFGAKIIALAMGDVHLDKLLRVISFSFLLMPFLSVARGYFQGFNNMMPTAVSQVIEQTIRVSIIVFLSLFLIAHSFDLYTVGAGAMLGSIAGGLIGIIVLLLYMRHDFRSIFSRGWRGVKHKKKIIRILFWQGIAICISNLVLIFIQMADSVSFYSLLIRVGEQPEVAKVLKGVYDRSIPLMQLGTVVTTSFSLSLIPIITGAKERGDLAFIREKVQLAMKITIVIGFAASIGLACIMKPTNIMLFENSDGSGVLAILSISILFSALSITTASILQGLGETLKPALFVVLGGCLKLALNYILMPHFGVTGAAIATLVALIMIAVFNSVLLIRIVGEPLFSKKNVLGVMASGLGMAFILKVFMRVFQISGLPIEAEYRGMATTEALLGVLIGGLVYVFLILKFQVFTKEELGTFMKEEKKEGSLKKSG; from the coding sequence ATGGAAGCGAAGAAGTATCAAGCCTTTTGGCGTGGGGCTATTATATTAACAATCGCAAGTTTTGTTACGAAGGTATTAAGCGCTTTTTACCGTATTCCATATCAAAATATAGCGGGAGATGTTGGGTTTTACATTTATCAACAAATTTATCCGTTTTATGGATTTTGTTTAATTTTGACCACTTACGGATTTCCTATTATTATTTCCAAGATGGTGGCAGAACGTTTGGAACGAGGTAAGCAAAAAGAGGCAGAAGAGATTATATGCGTTTCTTTTTGGTTTTTATTAGGGATTGGTTTTATAGGCTTTTTTACATTGTTTTTTGGCGCCAAAATAATAGCATTAGCTATGGGGGATGTACATTTAGATAAATTATTGCGTGTCATTTCATTTTCATTCTTATTAATGCCATTTTTATCTGTAGCGAGAGGGTATTTTCAAGGATTTAATAATATGATGCCAACAGCTGTTTCGCAGGTGATCGAACAAACGATTCGTGTTTCAATTATTGTCTTTTTGTCATTATTCCTTATTGCTCATAGCTTTGATTTATACACAGTTGGTGCAGGGGCTATGTTAGGGTCAATTGCAGGTGGACTTATTGGGATTATCGTACTTTTATTGTATATGCGTCACGATTTTCGTTCCATCTTCTCACGAGGATGGAGAGGGGTTAAACATAAAAAGAAGATTATTCGAATTCTCTTTTGGCAAGGAATAGCAATTTGTATTAGTAACTTAGTCTTAATTTTTATTCAAATGGCAGATTCAGTTTCGTTTTATAGTTTACTGATCCGCGTTGGAGAACAGCCGGAAGTCGCAAAGGTATTAAAAGGTGTTTATGATAGAAGTATTCCGCTTATGCAACTTGGTACCGTTGTAACGACTTCATTTTCACTTTCACTTATTCCTATTATTACTGGAGCGAAAGAAAGAGGGGATCTTGCATTTATTCGAGAAAAGGTACAATTGGCGATGAAAATTACGATTGTTATCGGATTTGCGGCATCAATCGGATTAGCTTGTATCATGAAACCAACAAATATTATGTTGTTTGAAAACAGTGATGGATCAGGTGTGTTAGCGATTTTATCTATCTCTATTTTGTTTAGTGCGCTATCAATTACAACTGCTTCTATTTTGCAGGGATTGGGAGAAACATTAAAACCAGCTTTATTTGTTGTGTTGGGAGGTTGCTTGAAGTTAGCGCTAAACTATATATTAATGCCGCACTTTGGTGTAACCGGAGCGGCGATAGCGACCTTAGTTGCTCTTATAATGATCGCTGTATTCAATAGTGTATTGCTTATACGGATTGTGGGAGAACCGCTCTTTAGTAAAAAGAATGTGTTAGGTGTGATGGCTAGCGGGTTAGGCATGGCTTTCATATTAAAGGTATTTATGCGTGTGTTTCAAATTTCAGGATTACCTATTGAGGCCGAATACAGAGGTATGGCAACGACAGAAGCATTACTAGGTGTGTTAATTGGCGGTTTAGTATATGTATTCTTAATTTTAAAATTTCAGGTATTTACGAAAGAAGAATTAGGAACCTTTATGAAAGAAGAGAAAAAGGAAGGTTCATTGAAGAAGAGTGGATAG
- the mazG gene encoding nucleoside triphosphate pyrophosphohydrolase, with product MNGLITVLGLGAGELDQLTMGVYRKIKEANHMFVRTKEHPVIEELEKEGIKYTAFDNIYEAHDTFEIVYETIANTLLEQAAGTEIIYAVPGHPLVAERTVQLLLQKGENKQIEIRIEGGQSFLDPMFASLKIDPIEGFQLIDATSFERGQLELRQHLIFCQVYDAFVASDVKLTLMEMLPDDYEVYIVTAAGTSFEQVKKVPLYMLDHETELNNLTSVYVPPVMERASLYQQFDVLREIIAELRGPNGCPWDKKQTHQSLKKYLIEEAYEVLEAIDEEDDDHLVEELGDILLQVMLHAQIGEDEGWFSIDDIIRTLSEKMVRRHPHVFGNVDVNNADEVVVNWEEIKKQEKGSVRDSVLTGIPKNLPQLMRAYEIQKKAGKVGFDWADVKPMIEKALEEWQEFQQEVTNMDEEKMLGEFGDLLFAFVNIARHYKLDPEEALRTTNEKFMNRFLYMEAKVAEMNKEMQELTLEQLDVLWEEAKRTER from the coding sequence GTGAATGGATTAATTACTGTTTTAGGATTAGGTGCTGGTGAGTTAGATCAGCTAACAATGGGTGTGTACCGGAAAATAAAAGAAGCAAATCATATGTTTGTTAGAACGAAGGAACATCCAGTTATAGAAGAGTTAGAAAAGGAAGGTATAAAATATACTGCTTTCGATAATATATACGAAGCGCATGACACTTTTGAGATTGTATATGAAACAATTGCGAATACATTGTTAGAACAAGCTGCAGGAACAGAGATTATTTATGCTGTTCCAGGTCATCCGCTTGTGGCAGAAAGAACTGTTCAATTGCTTTTACAAAAAGGCGAAAATAAACAGATTGAAATTCGAATTGAGGGTGGACAAAGTTTCCTTGATCCGATGTTTGCTAGTTTGAAAATTGATCCAATTGAAGGGTTTCAATTAATTGATGCTACATCATTTGAACGAGGACAATTAGAATTACGTCAGCATTTAATCTTTTGCCAAGTGTATGATGCGTTTGTTGCATCTGATGTGAAGTTAACGTTAATGGAAATGTTACCAGACGATTATGAGGTGTATATTGTAACGGCGGCAGGAACTTCATTTGAACAAGTGAAAAAGGTACCGTTATACATGTTAGATCATGAAACAGAGTTAAATAATTTAACGAGTGTATATGTACCGCCGGTGATGGAGCGTGCATCTTTATATCAACAATTTGATGTGCTTAGAGAGATTATCGCCGAGCTCCGTGGGCCGAATGGCTGTCCGTGGGATAAGAAGCAAACGCACCAATCTTTAAAGAAATATTTAATTGAAGAAGCTTATGAAGTGTTAGAAGCAATTGATGAAGAAGATGATGATCACTTAGTTGAAGAACTTGGAGATATATTACTACAAGTTATGCTTCATGCTCAAATTGGAGAAGATGAGGGATGGTTCTCTATAGATGACATTATTCGAACTTTATCTGAAAAGATGGTACGTCGCCATCCGCACGTGTTTGGAAATGTAGATGTGAATAACGCAGATGAAGTAGTTGTAAATTGGGAAGAAATTAAAAAACAGGAAAAGGGATCTGTGAGAGACTCTGTTTTAACTGGAATCCCAAAGAATTTACCACAATTAATGCGTGCCTATGAAATTCAGAAGAAGGCTGGTAAAGTCGGATTTGATTGGGCTGATGTAAAACCGATGATAGAGAAGGCATTAGAAGAGTGGCAGGAATTCCAACAAGAAGTTACGAATATGGATGAAGAAAAAATGCTTGGTGAATTTGGTGACTTACTATTTGCTTTTGTAAATATAGCTCGTCACTATAAATTAGATCCAGAAGAAGCTTTACGCACAACAAATGAAAAATTCATGAATCGGTTTTTGTATATGGAAGCAAAAGTAGCTGAAATGAACAAAGAGATGCAGGAGCTAACGTTGGAGCAATTGGACGTTTTGTGGGAGGAAGCAAAACGAACAGAGCGTTAA